The following proteins are encoded in a genomic region of Alnus glutinosa chromosome 8, dhAlnGlut1.1, whole genome shotgun sequence:
- the LOC133875269 gene encoding glutamate-1-semialdehyde 2,1-aminomutase 2, chloroplastic-like, giving the protein MAGAMAGVGVSLGLSCSTTKISRRRSSSSRSTARRCCVRMAISLDEKKKNFSLQKSEEAFNAAKDLMPGGVNSPVRAFKSVGGQPIVMDSVKGSHMWDIDGNEYIDYVGSWGPAIIGHADDEVLAALAETMKKGTSFGAPCLLENVLAEMVISAVPSIEMVRFVNSGTEACMGVLRLARAFTGKEKLIKFEGCYHGHADPFLVKAGSGVATLGLPDSPGVPKAATFETLIAPLNDISAVENLFEINKGEIAAIILEPVVGNSGFIAPKPGFLNAIHKISKENGALVIFDEVMTGFRLSYGGAQEYFGITPDLTTLGKIIGGGLPVGAYGGRREIMEMVAPAGPMYQAGTLSGNPLAMTAGIHTLKRLQEPGTYKYLDKITGELVQGIVDAGKKAGHAICGGHISGMFGFFFTEGPVYNFGDAKKSDTEKFARFYRGMLEEGVYFAPSQFEAGFTSLAHTSEDIQKTIAAAEKVFGQI; this is encoded by the exons aTGGCTGGTGCTATGGCCGGAGTAGGAGTAAGCCTGGGGCTTTCATGCTCTACGACGAAGATTTCTCGGAGACGCTCTTCTTCTTCGCGATCAACGGCTCGTCGTTGTTGCGTGAGAATGGCCATCTCGCTcgacgagaagaagaagaatttcagtCTTCAAAAATCCGAAGAAGCTTTCAATGCCGCCAAG GATTTGATGCCTGGAGGTGTGAATTCCCCAGTCCGTGCCTTTAAATCTGTTGGTGGGCAACCTATTGTGATGGATTCTGTCAAGGGCTCTCATATGTGGGACATAGATGGCAACGAGTACATCGACTATGTGGGTTCTTGGGGACCGGCAATAATTGGTCATGCAGATGATGAG GTACTTGCTGCCCTGGCTGAAACAATGAAGAAAGGAACCAGCTTTGGTGCTCCTTGTCTGCTAGAAAATGTTTTGGCAGAGATGGTCATCTCAGCTGTTCCAAGCATAGAAATGGTCCGATTTGTTAATTCCGGCACAGAAGCATGCATGGGTGTGCTCCGCCTGGCCCGTGCTTTCACCGGCAAGGAGAAACTTATCAAGTTTGAGGGCTGTTACCATGGCCATGCCGATCCATTCCTTGTCAAGGCAGGAAGTGGGGTCGCCACCTTGGGGCTCCCCGACTCCCCTGGTGTCCCAAAAGCAGCCACTTTTGAAACTCTAATTGCCCCTTTAAATGACATCTCAGCCGTGGAAAATCTCTTTGAGATCAACAAAGGAGAGATTGCTGCAATTATCCTTGAACCTGTTGTTGGGAACTCTGGTTTCATTGCTCCTAAACCCGGCTTCCTTAATGCCATACACAAAATCTCCAAAGAAAATGGTGCTCTCGTCATCTTTGATGAAGTTATGACTGGATTCCGTTTATCATATGGTGGAGCTCAGGAATACTTTGGCATAACTCCTGATTTAACAACACTAGGGAAGATCATTGGTGGTGGTCTGCCGGTTGGTGCATATGGAGGAAGGAGGGAGATTATGGAGATGGTGGCACCAGCAGGACCCATGTACCAGGCTGGGACCTTAAGTGGAAACCCATTGGCAATGACCGCAGGTATACACACTCTTAAGCGGTTGCAGGAGCCAGGAACCTACAAATATTTGGATAAGATCACAGGTGAACTTGTTCAAGGTATAGTTGATGCTGGGAAGAAGGCTGGGCATGCAATATGTGGTGGGCATATAAGTGGgatgtttgggtttttcttcaCAGAAGGGCCAGTTTACAACTTTGGTGATGCGAAGAAGAGTGATACTGAAAAGTTTGCAAGGTTTTATAGGGGAATGCTGGAGGAAGGAGTGTACTTTGCTCCTTCACAGTTTGAGGCTGGATTTACAAGCTTGGCACATACTTCTGAAGATATTCAGAAAACAATAGCAGCTGCAGAGAAGGTTTTTGGGCAGATTTAG